The genomic region GTGGACCGGGCGCCAGTATCACCGTCCGGCGCCCGGCCGGGCAACGGTTCAGCTCGGGTTGTCGCCGTGCGTGAGCGTCTCCCAGGCGACGAAGAGGTTGTTGCTCCCCGCCGGACGGTTCTGCTGCGTCAGCCGGTCGGTGTTGGTCATGGCGTGGCCGAGGCGGTTGCTCAGGGCGTTGTGGCCGACCTCCGTGATCGGCCCGAGCCCGAGGTGCAGCGAGCCGCCGCACAGCCAGCTCGGGGGCGCCTCGCCCAGCTGGTACTTGGCCTGGAAGCCGAGCGCGTGCCGCAGCCGCTCGCCGACGTCGGTGCCGTACAGGTCCTGGCCCTGGATGCGGCTGGTCTCGGCGACGTGCGAGATCGCGGAGATGCCGTATCCGGTGTGCGTGAGGTCGCGGCAGGTCTCCTGGGTGAGCCCGTTGACGAAGGTCGACTGCCCCTGCCAGTAGTTGATGATCTTCTGAGCGGTGTCGAGGTTCTGGCTCGGCACGGTCTTCGGCAGCGCGCCGTCGGAGGACAGGTACACGAACGCGGCCGTACGGGTCCTGAACTTCGCCATGGCCTTGTCGTACGACGCCTTGTCCTCCAGGAAGACGGAGATGCCGAGGGAGGCCTCCATCATCGACAGCTCCCAGTTGCCGTTGGAGTTCGAGCCGTTGATGATCTCCGGGAGGTACACGGTGCGCAGCATGGTCGCGAAGCGGCCCGAGTTCGCCCAGCCCCCGTCGTACGTGTACTTGATGATCTCGGCGGCCTTGGGCCACGACGAGCCCGCCCAGCCGGTCTGCAGCGGGGCGTTGCTGTTGGTGTGGTCCTGGATCGTGGCGGACCAGGCGTCCATCAGCTGGATCGCCTTCTGCGCGTAGCGCGCGTCCCGCGTGATGTACCAGGCGAGGGCCTGGGTGTACGCGGCGATCGCGTCCTCGCGCTCGTCGGTGCAGCCGTTGTTGGGGTTCGAGTACGAGCCGCACTCGACGACCGCGCGGGGTTTGGGTATGCGCGACAGCGAGGCGTACGGGCTCGCCATCATCTGGTCGTACGCGCCCTTCCAGGGCTGCGCGCCGGCGTTGACCTGCTGCCGGGCGAAGTCCAACTGGCCGCGGGAGACGGTGACTCCGGGGTGCGTGAAGGTGGCGGGCGCCGCCTCGGCGCGGTCGGCGGCGGGCCAGGCGAGGACTCCGGCCAGGAGGCCGGCAACGGTGGCGAGGAGTGCGAGGCGTGATCTGCGGCGGTGACGTGGAGGTACCGGGGTGTTCGGCATTGCGGGGGACATCCGTTCTCTTATGTGAACACGGAATGCCTTTATGAACACAGGCGTTGGCGGTGACCATAGGTACGGACCAATTTCACGTCAAGAGAAAAGGCAGAAGAAAAGAACCGACCGCGCCGCGTACTGCAGCGCTCAGTCCTTGACCGTGAAGCCGTACTCCCCGCCGAGCGCACCTTGCGGGTCCTGGTGGGTCATGCCGCCCGTCGCGGGCCTGCCGATCGGGGCCGCCTCGAAGAGGGCGGACTTGTCGATGTTGCCCGGGTCCCAGTGGTTGTTGCCCGGGATGTTCGCATGCCCGTAGTGACCGCCTTTGCTCATCCACACCGAGCGGGGGCGGTTGGTCGCGTCGGCGCCCGAGGTCGCGAGGCGGCCCGCCGGGAAGATGTCCGGGATCCGCCAGGAGCGGATCGCGGCCATCACCAGATCGAAGTTCGGCCCCGGCTTCCAGGTGGCCGTGAACGGCTTGGCCGCCCGCCCGAGTACCTCGATCTGGATGCAGACCTTCCCGACCCGGTTGGTCCTCGTCGAACCGTCGTTCCGCAGCGCACGGGCGCTGGAACCCAGCGGGCCGAACTGGCCCAGCCGGTCCGTGGTCGGGTCGTACAGCAGATGCGGCTCGGCGGACTTGCGGATCAGATCCGCCGCCACGGAACGGAACGCGTCGTCACCCGTGCCGCTCTCCGTGGTGTGCCAGACGACTCGGCCGGGGACCGACGGATGGTCCATCGCGCCTCCGATGCTGCCGTCGCCCAGCCGCTGCGCCTTCTCGATCCAGTTCGTACCCATTCCGGGTCCCCCGTGCTCCGTTGCCAAGATCG from Streptomyces sp. NBC_00878 harbors:
- a CDS encoding alginate lyase family protein, which produces MPNTPVPPRHRRRSRLALLATVAGLLAGVLAWPAADRAEAAPATFTHPGVTVSRGQLDFARQQVNAGAQPWKGAYDQMMASPYASLSRIPKPRAVVECGSYSNPNNGCTDEREDAIAAYTQALAWYITRDARYAQKAIQLMDAWSATIQDHTNSNAPLQTGWAGSSWPKAAEIIKYTYDGGWANSGRFATMLRTVYLPEIINGSNSNGNWELSMMEASLGISVFLEDKASYDKAMAKFRTRTAAFVYLSSDGALPKTVPSQNLDTAQKIINYWQGQSTFVNGLTQETCRDLTHTGYGISAISHVAETSRIQGQDLYGTDVGERLRHALGFQAKYQLGEAPPSWLCGGSLHLGLGPITEVGHNALSNRLGHAMTNTDRLTQQNRPAGSNNLFVAWETLTHGDNPS